The Ranitomeya variabilis isolate aRanVar5 chromosome 7, aRanVar5.hap1, whole genome shotgun sequence genome includes a window with the following:
- the LOC143784126 gene encoding claudin-4-like yields MASTGLQLLGMALCLIGWVGSIITCALPMWKVTAFIGNNIVVAQVIWEGLWMNCIVQSTGQMQCKVYDSMLALPQDLQAARALTVICVLLAVLAILVGVVGAKCTNCVEEESTKARVSMVAGVVFLVAGVLMLVPVCWSANSIIRDFYNPLVVEAQKRELGAALYIGWASAALLLLGGGLLSCSCPKKPEVPYTARYTAAPSQPRSDYASKNYV; encoded by the coding sequence ATGGCTTCCACTGGCCTCCAGCTCTTGGGCATGGCGCTCTGCCTCATCGGCTGGGTGGGCTCCATCATCACGTGTGCGCTGCCCATGTGGAAGGTGACGGCGTTCATCGGGAACAACATCGTGGTGGCGCAGGTGATCTGGGAGGGGCTGTGGATGAACTGCATAGTGCAGAGCACCGGGCAGATGCAGTGCAAGGTGTACGACTCGATGCTGGCGCTGCCCCAGGACCTGCAGGCCGCCCGCGCGCTCACCGTCATCTGCGTCCTGCTGGCGGTCCTGGCCATCCTCGTGGGCGTGGTGGGCGCCAAGTGCACCAactgtgtggaggaggagagcaccaaggCGCGGGTCAGCATGGTGGCCGGGGTGGTCTTCCTGGTGGCCGGCGTCCTCATGCTGGTTCCTGTGTGTTGGTCGGCGAACAGCATCATCCGCGACTTCTACAACCCGCTGGTGGTGGAGGCGCAGAAGCGGGAGCTGGGCGCGGCGCTGTACATCGGCTGGGCGTCCGCTGCCCTCCTGCTGCTGGGTGGCGGCCTCCTGTCCTGCTCCTGCCCCAAAAAGCCTGAGGTGCCGTACACGGCCCGGTACACGGCGGCCCCGTCCCAGCCGCGCAGCGACTACGCCAGCAAGAACTACGTGTGA